A window of Acinonyx jubatus isolate Ajub_Pintada_27869175 chromosome B2, VMU_Ajub_asm_v1.0, whole genome shotgun sequence genomic DNA:
GGATTACAAAGTTAAAAGGAAAGGATCTCATGGGCAAATGGAGGAGGCCTGGGAAGAAGCCGGGACTGTGGGGATGAATGATGCTAGGAAGTATGGAGGAAGTGATGGTGTTAAGAAAATGGCATATGGGACTCCCGGGCTGCATTGCTGGAGGGAGAATCGTGGCCTCAAACAATCCTCTCTGAGATTCTGAAATATGTAGCCCTCTTCTCCAGATCCTGGCACGCAGGCATCCATTAAACCAATATTTCAACTCAATATTTATGGAGTGTCCAGTTCGAGGTCCCCTGCATATGACAAGAGCGAGCATCTGCAGACATGATCCCTGCCCTCAGAGCACTTACATCTTCCAGGGAGACAGACATCCATCAAATAATGAACAAACACGGAACTGCAACTATGCCAAGTGCCTCAGAGGAAAGGTACACCTTGGTGTGGGGGCTCAGAAGAGGGGGATTTGACCCAGGAAGGAAGGTCAGGGTAGTTTTCCTGAGGATTGGCAGAGGAGCTGAGATCTGAGGAATGAAGAGGAGCTAGCTGAAAGAGAAATGGGAGGAAGAGCTTTTCAGGCCTGAGGGCCTAGCCTGCACAAAGGCTGTCTGTGGGAGGAAGTGCAAAGCGGACAGGAAGTGGAGGCTTCAGACTGAGTGGAAATGTGGTGGGAGAGGAGTCCGGAAAGGCCCGCAGGATCACAGTAGGCAGGGCCTTCGAGGCCAGGTTAAGGACTTGTGTCTTTAACCTAAAATCAATGGGAAAGCACTGAATGGGTTTAAGCAGGGTGCCCGAAACAATCggatttgcatttcaaaaaggCCTAACTCAGGTATGCGGGCTTGTATTCGCGAAGGCCATTCCCAGCCTCTCCAGCTATTGCCGTGATTCAGAGGAGAGCCAGATGGTCCAGATGGTGGCTGGAACAGGGAGATGGAAGGATGGACAAGAAGGGACAGACTTGAGACATATTTTAACGGATACAACTGATCAGACTAGAGGTGGATTCAGTATTGACATGCTCGCCATGAACACCTCTACGTCAAACTTTTCAAAGGCAGGGGCTACATCATAGGATGCCTGTTTGTAAGACCCAGGTCCCAGAACAGCCCCTGACAGGTGGTGTGGACTCAGTACACACTTCCTGAAAAGGTGAAACTGACCAGCAGTCCCCCAAGTGATCCTTTTGCCTCTAAAGgttctttccttgcttcttttaTGTGTCAATAATCAGCCTCTCTGACACATCATGGGGAGAAATCTGCCAAATTCTAAAGGGTATACTTAGGGGGGAGTTAACCCAAGAACTAAGGTCTACCTTTTCTTTTAACGTGAATGGTAACAATAAACTTACTGCAAGTGTTGCCCAAGGCAGCAACTCCCCCAACAGAACCTTCTAAAAGGGTgaatggtaggggtgcctgggtggctcagtcaagtgtccgacttcggctcaggtcacgatcgtgagtttgagcctcgaaTCAATAGctcgtgctgatagctcagaggctggagcctgcgtcagtttctgtgtctctccctctctgccccttccccgctcacactgtttggcacgctctctctcatgaatgaacataaataaataaaaataaataaataaataggtgaatgacaaataaataataacagcacCCTCCTCAGTGCCAGGCTGGGGCCAGAGGCACCATGGGGAGGGGACGCTTCCCAGCGTTTCCAGCACAAGAAGCAGCTTCCCAGCACAAGAAGAggacatgaagaaaacaatttcatgaaATAAGTAGAGATAACAGGACAGAAAGTGCTTGTGTTGGGGCTTGACAACACTGGGGGGGAAGGCACACACTGAAGAAGACGTCCTTGGGACACTTGTACCTGAAGGAGTTCTAAGTTTTTCTGCACTCAGACACACGTCCTGCCACGGTTTGGGGACTGAGAAGCCTGGGCGAGGAAAAAGGGGGGAGGTGGATGtgtaacagagagaaagagagaaattgagagagagagagagagagagagagagagaggtttcccccctcaccccccaccccttcccccacccaagactttcttcttcccttctcattGATCCTGGCTGGCCTGGTCCCACCTCCCCTGTGAGGCCCTTCCTAACCACCCTACAGGCTCCCAGTGATCCCCCTGCTCCAGAGGTACGGAGCCCCTTCTAGGGACATTTGCCGTTCACTCTATAAGGACAAAGCTAACATCTCATGGAGCACCTACAGCAGTGGTTCTTTGCCTTGGtgcacatcagaatcacatgGAAGGTTTGTTAGAACACAATGGCCCCACCTACAGAGTTTTATGTGTTAGGACCCTCAGTTTAAGTGGCGGGGTGAAGATTTCGTTCCAGGTCTCTCCGACTCTAGtaacctttctttctctatcttgcTCCTTTGCATTGTTAGTTACCCTCCTGCAGGTATGTtgttcctcaacaaaatagtCCATTGCTTTTTTGTATACTTTGTATCTCTTGCTTTGCCTAATCTATATAGGCAGGCTTAATTGAGAGAGGCTGAAAGATTTGGGGAACTAACCCAGGGAAGCTAGCGGTGCAACAGAATCTGAACTAACCCCCACCCCACAACACCTCCTTCTCCCAGCACTGGGGAGGGAGAACACCTGGTCAAGTAGGGTagttattctttccttcctgcgTGGGTGAAGGAGACTTACCTAGGGCAACGGTTTGTTAGGTCTCCCATATGATGTCACCCAAATAAACAGGCACATCTCCAAAGTTCAGTCAtggaggcagcagagaggagacaggggTCGAAATGTGAGAAGTGGACagaaggggagggtggggtggtgtTGACTggggagccggggagggacagaggagccatAGGAAGGGAGATACAGGGGCCAGGGGCCGCTGGCTGTTCCAGAGTTCAGCAAGAGGGCGGGGGAACAGAGACCGAAGAGGCTGCGAGGGAATGAGCAACGTGAGGCTGCGCTGACGCTCCTGGCAGCGCCTGGAACCAGAAGAGAAGCCGGGTTCATTACATACGCATCAACTTCCACCTCGgtatccttccatccttcccgaCTCCTCCgcatctgtttctctctctctcttcgaaACTTCAGGAGCAACGCCCACCTCTCCTCCCGCCCCACCCACCGTCCCGGGAGCTCCCCAGCCGCTGGATACCTGCGGTTGGAGAGGAGGGGAGCCAAGATCAGGCGTTCCGGGGAGCGGGCACAGAAAGAGGCTCCTACAAGGGTGAAGTGGGTGTTGTCTATTTCTGCAGGGCGAGAGGGCTCTGGGGGTGAGCTCCAGGCCACCAGGTCTGCGAGACTTGCTGGGGCTCGAGGTGCCCCTCAGTCGGTATTGAAGGTGTTAGGGACCAGGGGAAAAGAGAAATCCCAAGCGTGGGCTGGCATGCCCTCAGGGTCTGTGGATCAGATCGAGAGGCTGACTTCTTTGCCAGCGGGGCGGAGAACTGAGCGAGCCGCAGGAATTTGGGGCGGGTCGGGTGGGGGCGCGAAGGGCAACGGAAACAggaagtgaggggcagagaggctgaAGGGGGTAGAAGGAGCATCAGTTACTCCTGGGGAGGCCGGTCCTCCTCCCCGAGCCCCGCAGTGCCCGAGACCCGGCGCGCAGCCGAGCACCCCGTCCCCCGCCCAGACTTGGGGCCCGGCTCGCTCGCGGAACTCGAGGCCCGGAGCCAGCGATGGCTTCACTTGACGCCCCCACCCCTCAGCTCTGGGCCGCTGCCTGGACAGGCACAGAACTACACCTCCCGCGCGGCCCTCCCTCCACTCAGCCCGCGGCTCGGCGGGCATCGGCTCGCTCACTCCTGGGAACTGTAGTCCCCGGCCGGGTCCGCCTTCTTTGGGAGGCGGCCGAGATGTCCAGCTCGGGGGGTTCTGGCAGcgctccccacttccctccctcttGTCTTTCCGGCTATGGAAACTAGCTTCTTGCAGTGAGGAAACATTATCCTCCTTCCAAACATTACGGTGGGTCCCGTTGGAGTCTACCAACATACCTTCCTCTCCAGCCACTTTCCTGCTTTCCCTTTGGTATTTAAATCCTGGATCTCAAGCTGGGCGATTCAGCTTTTAGGGGGCAGGGTTGAGAAGACTTCAGACAACGCTTACCTCTTCACCCTGTCCCTTTCAACTTCATAGGTTGGTCCCCGCTAGTTTCGAACATATTTGCTGATTTGGGGACTCAGAAAAATGGGATTTACATACCGTGAATAACCTTTGACATTTCCTCCCCATTTCCAAGGTTGATTCCACATGATTTCCAGCTTGTCTCCCcaatctccccccaccccttctagTACACCCGtgataaacacacacagaactgCAGgtttcaaagaggaaaagaagcaaatttGTTGTTGGTAGGGGAGCATGAAGGGGAGGGTTCTTCACCTTCCCCAACATCTTGTAGAGATGGGAGGTTGAGGGGCAATAGAAAAGGCAGTAGATGGGGGCGCATGCCCCACTCTGTACAATATAGAAGAATCTGATATAGACACTTTGTATAAAAGCCACTTGTCCTCATTTGTGTCCTCTTGCTGACTGGCTGGGCTGGGGGGCACTGGGGAACAAAGAAGCTGGGGTGGTGGGCCAGGACACAGGGACACCCCTGGCCCCCATCCTCTGGCGTCCCCTTGTGGGGTCACTTTGGATCCTTGGTGGGGGCATAGCAAAGCTCCAGTGGCCGGGACACCTTCCAGAACTTCTCATTCACCAGTTCCAGGGTCAGCGAGCCATTCAGTGTCTACAGAGGGGgtagaagagagaggcagggtaaGAAAAAGTTGGAGAAGGTGATAAAGGATATGAATGAGAGGCAGAAAGTGAccaagggaggaagaaaagaaaaaggaataataaaaaaggTGGGGTAAAGCAGGGGCATAGGGAGTGAGTAGGAAGAAGATAAGACACAGACGTGAGATGAGAGATGCAGAGGGAGAGTGGAGGGTGGGCTAGTTAGGAGGTCAGGATCCAGGGTCTGTGTGGTCCCAGGCcatcctcccagcctctcccctcttATAGCACTGCCCTCAGAGGCTCTCACCGTGAAAGCTCCACCCCCGGGGGCGATGTAGATGGTGTACTGCTTTTCACTGACACCTTCCAGACTGGGCAAGGCAGGCTCCTCAGGGCCGTCACCTCCTCCGGTACCCCcaccctctccaccacccccatcAGGTCCCCCGGCATCAGAGGCGCCCCCTCCAGGCCCTCCTGGCTCCCCGGCTTCTTGCTGCTGCCTCCGCTCAAGGGCAATACGCAGGGCCAAGTACTTGGAAAGATGGTCCACTGTAGCATTCCCAGTTGTCTTCACATACCTGAAGTGGGAAAGAAGGCAGGTTTAGGGGACAGGAAGCCGCAAATGGAAAAGGGAAGTAGGGGATTTTCCAAAAGGGCTTCTGGGttagggtttctttctgggtttGGGTGAAGCCCACTTCTGATGGACATCTATATGATCTTTTTGATTTCTCAGAGGTCAGGGGAAAGACAGGGCTCTCACCTAGTCTGGCAGTATTCTCCCTTCTCCAcgagcagggggtggggccggAACACGAGCTCAATTTCTCCGCCTGGCTCCGGGGGACTGGGGGCCCCAGGAGGGCTTGGGGGGCCTAGGGTTCCCCCTCCCAAAGTCCCTCCCCGGTCACCAGAGTCTTCAGAACCggcgcccccacccaccccgccggTGCCACCTCCCCCTGTCCCTACACTGCTCCCCCCTGCACCCCCGCCACGGGGTCGCTTgggagcagggcctggggcagagtCAGGGGCAGAGTCTGAGCTCACATCctctccatccccctctccctccccaggctctccttcccccccactcATCGTGGTGGTCTGATCTGACCCGGGCATCGGCCGCCTCACACGCTGGGCCCTGTAGAAGCAAGTGGTTGAGGTTAGAAAGCACCACAGATAAGGGGTTTAAACTTTAAACTTAAGAGAACAAGAGATCAGGGAAATCTTAATGATGAcacctaatatttattaaacactaacTACACGCCAAACACACTGCTAAGTATTTTGCACTGATCGCCTCACATAGTACAAATCTTAGAAGCAGGTGATTATATTCTATTTAtggttgagaaaactgaggcttagaaatgTTAGATAACTTGTGTGCAACCACAGCCTCTTGCCTTTCCACATGGACTCCAAGAACCAGTCGCATAGGTttgtagaaatgcagaatttcaggcccAACTCCAGACCGACTGAAttagaatttgcatttttcacagaccCTCTGGTAATCTGGATGCTTATTAAAGACCGAGCAATGCTGGCCTAGAAGGTCATTTAATTCCCCGCAAGGTGAATCCAGAGTTTATGCTCAAAATCACTCCACTGTTCTAACTTCTAGAAAGTTAGAGGGTGAGctaattttttcttaagaataGTAGTACCAGTTGCTAACTAGGAAGCTGCAATTTACACCCCTGGCTTCCAGACCTTGACAATCAGGCTGTGGTTAGCTATTAAGATGCTAAGGTTTAGAAGCTGGCAGGCAGCAAAGATGGCACCAGGAGTCTGACCCACGGATCTGTCCCACCAGCCCTGCTATCGCCTCTCTCCCGGCCCGAACCTGTGCATGGCCTGCATGCGCAGCCCCTCTTCAATGCTGGAGCTCAGTGCCTGTTGGTTGTGCAGGCGACTGAGGCGGATGAGCACCCGGTCTTGGTGGGCCTCATATTCCTCCCGGCTGGGATAGATCTTAGAGATCAGGGCATCAAAGTTGGGATCTGGCCGCAGAGACCGCTTGGATACCAGCTTCTTGCGGCAGGTAGGGCACTCCTTGTtcctggggtgggagagaggaggcccTCAACGAGTCAGTCTCAGTTGCTAGGACACTGAGGCCCCAACTCTGTACCCTTCACCCCTTCTCAAACACATCCCTCCCATTACCCGCTCCGCAGGGCCGTGACAATACAGTCGGAGCAGAATCGGTGGAGGCACTCCTTGGTggtcattgtattcttcagcatGTCCAGGCAGATGGGGCACATGAGTTCTGAATGCAGTGACCGAGGGGAAACCGCAATCTCTGTGCCATCCATGATGGCTTCCTGGAGACATCAGTGAGTGGAAAGGTGATGGTGGGTTGGGGGGAAAGGGGTTTTAGAAACAGGTGGTCAATGGAATGGGAGTTTTGAGAAATACAGTGAAGTAACAGAATCTGGGTACCCCGTGTTGACCACTTGAGGAAGACGGGAATTCTGAGAAAGAGGAGCTAGTGACTTGGAGAGAATGGAGAACAGAAAGGAGCAGTGTCCATTAACTGAAAGTAGGAGCTTTGCAACAGGAGGATCTGAGGTTTGGTCAGAGGTCTGGGGCAGAGGTGGCACAGATGTGGGGTTTGGGGAAGACTTTTTCAATCTAATTTCTTAAAGTGTGGTCTGGGTGCAACCTGTATCAGAATACCCTATGGTGCttgtttaaaacacagattctgggGCCCCATCTCATGGTATCAGAATATTGGCAAGGCGTGGTGAGGGGGTGGGTTGCGCAGGGGAGGGCTCCCTTTCTAGTAAACTTGGAAGGAAAGTCTTATATGCATTGACCTTTGACACTGAACTGAGGAACACTGAAGGTAATGTCTATGTGTTtactatttttcagatgaaggcAGTCATAGTCGCCCTACATCTGTGGCAATAGCTGATGTGAGAATGAAACGAGATAAATGTGAAAGTGCTTGGAAAAGATTAAGGTGATTCAAAGGTGGGGTCAAGGGAGTCTGTGACATCCGGCAGGGTCGGCAGAATAGGgcgaaaaatggaaaagaggctGTGAGATAGGGGTCTGTTTGAAGGGTTTGGGGAAAGGGAGTAAGCTGTGAAAGGAAAGTCCCTATCACCTGCGGGGTCCGGTGGAGCTCGTATAGACTCAGTTCCCACGTTTTGCTGGCATTCTGGGCATTCGCCGGCGTCGTCATGGTGACAGGGCACAGACCCCCCACCCGGGCTCGGCAGCGGTGGAGGAGGAGAGGTaggctggggaaagggggaagggggggaagggtgTTAGGGGGGCCGCCCTCGCGCAGACCCCGCCCCTCCTGTGGCTCCCCCCACAACCTCCGCCCCGCGCCGCGCTGCCCCTCACCGGGCTCCAGCCGTCCGCGCCCCGTTGCCGCAGCGCCTCTCACTGGGCCCGGGCTCTCAGCCCCAGTTCGCTCGGTCCGCAGCCGCTGCTCAGACAGcagctcccgccgccgccgccgccatggcCCGGGCGCTGGGGCCCTACGTCACTTCCGTTTGTCCCTccgctacccccccccccgcccccgccagcggAGACGTCACCCGCCACTCCGGGCTCGGGTGGGACGCGACGTGGGCTCCCGGGTTCCCCCGCCTTCGGGCGCGTCCGCCTCGCGTGAGGAGCCGGAGTCCCCGGAGTCCCCCGCTACGTGGGGACCGCGGTCTCAGTCCCCGGGCCGGCACCGTCGCGCTGCCAACCTTAGCTACCGTTCCCTTCCCGAGGTCCCCACCCGGGGCCTCCGCTCCGGAGGGCGGGGCCTGGGATCTCTTGGACCCCGGGAGGGTAGAGAGGGGTTGGAAAAGGGGCCACCTCCCCCACTCCGCGTCCCCTAGCGGCTCTGGGGGAcaactgcccccctccccacaattCCGTAACCCCAGCCCGGCAttccggggaggggagggggaaggctggAAAGGATCTTCGGCCTTTTCAGTCCTCCAGTCCTGTGAACGCAACTAAATCCGGATGAGCCCGGGATTCCCCTTACCACCCTGGGGACTTGCTGCACCCTTCGCTTTGGCTCTCCCTAGACCCTCCGACCCGCTCTCCCCTCGAGGTTTGGGGACAGCGGCTCGGGACGTCCAGACTCAACTCTCGGCCGGAGCCATAGACTCGAGAATTGCGTTTGGACAATCAAGAGCCGcggcccggggcgggggagggaggc
This region includes:
- the RING1 gene encoding E3 ubiquitin-protein ligase RING1 codes for the protein MTTPANAQNASKTWELSLYELHRTPQEAIMDGTEIAVSPRSLHSELMCPICLDMLKNTMTTKECLHRFCSDCIVTALRSGNKECPTCRKKLVSKRSLRPDPNFDALISKIYPSREEYEAHQDRVLIRLSRLHNQQALSSSIEEGLRMQAMHRAQRVRRPMPGSDQTTTMSGGEGEPGEGEGDGEDVSSDSAPDSAPGPAPKRPRGGGAGGSSVGTGGGGTGGVGGGAGSEDSGDRGGTLGGGTLGPPSPPGAPSPPEPGGEIELVFRPHPLLVEKGEYCQTRYVKTTGNATVDHLSKYLALRIALERRQQQEAGEPGGPGGGASDAGGPDGGGGEGGGTGGGDGPEEPALPSLEGVSEKQYTIYIAPGGGAFTTLNGSLTLELVNEKFWKVSRPLELCYAPTKDPK